CCCTAATTCTTCGTGCTGCGAAAATTGGGACTTGTAAATTACTCACTGCTAATCTGAATCATTCCATGGAAACTCATAAATTCTCCATTATTGAGCTTGCAAGTTTCGTTGATTTAACCCCTTGGCATCGATTCGGGTTCACGGCTGCTAACACTTCTATATTAGAAGCTGTGGAAGGTTACTCTATTATTCACATTGTTGATTTTAGCTTAACTCATTGCATGCAAATTCCAACACTTATAGATGCAGTTTCTAGTCGAGTAGAAGGACCACCGTTGGTCAAACTAACGGTAGCTGGTGCAACCGAAGATTTACCGCCTATGCTTGATCTTTCTTACGAAGAGTTAGGTGCTAAATTGGTAAATTTCGCAAGGTCACGAAATGTCATGATGGAATTTAGAGTAATTCCTTCAAGTTCTTCGGATGGTTTTTCAAATGTAATCGAACAGCTACGTGTCCAAAATCTAATACGTCCTGATAATGGCGAAGCACTAGTAATAAACTGTCACATGATGCTTCATTACATACCGGAGGAAACAAGGGTAATTTCCAATTCATTCCGTGCCATGTTTCTTAAGGCCATTCGAAATTTGGACCCAACAATTGTTGTGCTAGTAGATGAAGACGCGGATTTTACTTCTAATAATCTGGTGTGCAGATTAAGATCCGCGTTTAATTATTTATGGATACCTTATGATACAGTGGATACATTTCTTCCGCGAGGGAGCAAGCAAAGGCAGTGGTATGAAGCGGATATTTGC
This window of the Solanum pennellii chromosome 2, SPENNV200 genome carries:
- the LOC107008950 gene encoding scarecrow-like protein 32, yielding MMQFTESLPPQVSSFSSLMMNKDSSTNNNQIQRARPWPGFHTSKNLGNIGDTNCMEQLLVHCANAIESNDATLAQQILWVLNNIAPPDGDSNQRLTCGFLRALILRAAKIGTCKLLTANLNHSMETHKFSIIELASFVDLTPWHRFGFTAANTSILEAVEGYSIIHIVDFSLTHCMQIPTLIDAVSSRVEGPPLVKLTVAGATEDLPPMLDLSYEELGAKLVNFARSRNVMMEFRVIPSSSSDGFSNVIEQLRVQNLIRPDNGEALVINCHMMLHYIPEETRVISNSFRAMFLKAIRNLDPTIVVLVDEDADFTSNNLVCRLRSAFNYLWIPYDTVDTFLPRGSKQRQWYEADICWKIENLIAQEGIQRLERLEPKSQWVQRMRNANFRSSGFSEEGVTEVKNMLDEHAAGWGLKRDEEDLVLTWKGHNVVFATAWVPL